One region of Callithrix jacchus isolate 240 chromosome 16, calJac240_pri, whole genome shotgun sequence genomic DNA includes:
- the LRATD2 gene encoding protein LRATD2, translating to MGNQVEKLTHLSYKEVPTADPTGLDRDDGPRIGVSYIFSNDDEDVEPQPPPQGPDGGGLPDGGDGPPPPQPQPYDPRLHEVECSVFYRDECIYQKSFAPGSAALSTYTPENLLNKCKPGDLVEFVSQAQYPHWAVYVGNFQVVHLHRLEVINSFLTDASQGRRGRVVNDLYRYKPLSPSAVVRNALAHVGAKERELSWRNSESFAAWCRYGKREFKIGGELRIGKQPYRLQIQLSAQRSHTLEFQSLEDLIMEKRRNDQIGRVAVLQELATHLHPAEPEEGDSNVARTTPPPGRPPAPSSEAEDGEAVAY from the coding sequence ATGGGCAACCAGGTGGAGAAACTGACCCACCTAAGTTACAAGGAAGTTCCCACGGCCGATCCGACTGGCTTGGACCGGGACGACGGGCCCCGCATCGGGGTCTCCTACATTTTCTCCAATGACGATGAGGACGTGGAGCCGCAGCCGCCGCCTCAGGGGCCAGATGGCGGCGGCTTGCCCGACGGTGGGGACGGGCCGCCGCccccccagcctcagccttaCGATCCGCGGCTGCACGAGGTGGAATGCTCCGTGTTCTACCGGGACGAGTGCATCTACCAGAAGAGCTTCGCGCCGGGCTCGGCGGCGCTGAGTACCTACACACCGGAGAACCTGCTCAACAAGTGCAAGCCGGGCGACCTGGTGGAGTTCGTGTCGCAGGCTCAGTACCCACACTGGGCCGTATATGTGGGTAACTTCCAGGTGGTGCACCTGCACCGGCTGGAGGTGATTAACAGCTTCCTGACGGACGCCAGCCAGGGCCGTAGAGGCCGCGTGGTCAACGATCTGTACCGCTACAAGCCGCTGAGCCCCAGCGCCGTGGTGCGCAACGCGCTGGCGCACGTGGGCGCCAAGGAGCGCGAGCTGAGCTGGCGAAACTCGGAGAGTTTCGCCGCCTGGTGCCGCTACGGCAAACGCGAGTTCAAGATCGGCGGCGAGCTGCGCATCGGCAAGCAGCCCTACCGGCTTCAGATTCAGCTGTCGGCGCAGCGCAGCCACACGCTCGAGTTCCAGAGCCTGGAGGACCTGATCATGGAGAAGCGTCGCAACGACCAGATCGGGCGCGTGGCTGTGCTGCAGGAGCTCGCCACGCACCTGCACCCGGCGGAGCCGGAGGAGGGCGACAGCAACGTGGCACGGACTACGCCGCCTCCCGGGCGCCCCCCTGCGCCCAGCTCCGAGGCGGAGGACGGAGAGGCGGTGGCATACTGA